The following are encoded together in the Cheilinus undulatus linkage group 3, ASM1832078v1, whole genome shotgun sequence genome:
- the LOC121506724 gene encoding odorant receptor 131-2-like, producing the protein MNSSSAFNMSSGSSYRDSFQTAVAKNVIVLAVGLTISYINGTLIHTFRKHQIFYVNPRYVLFIHLVVNDMIQLTTTISLFVFSYIFYRINASLCCLIITLAVFTTLNTPLNLAVMAVECYVAVCLPLRHAELCTIRRTYFLIGGIWALSAVSTLPDVFVFLATEPVHVFHSAIFCEKDNLFRHPIHVKKKDVYIIYLTGVWLTLFYTYIMIFQAAKGAKSSKSADGDAKKARNTILLHGFQLLLSMLTFVAHVIKKALLSWFPKHAVHVIFVSYIIIQVLPRFISPIIYGLRDKTFRQHLKKYILCAVRRRVKPQLQKK; encoded by the exons ATGAATTCTTCCTCTGCCTTCAACATGTCGAGTGGTTCAAGTTACCGAGATTCTTTCCAAACAGCCGTGGCCAAAAACGTGATCGTTCTGGCTGTTGGTCTGACCATCAGCTACATCAATGGAACCCTGATTCACACCTTCAGAAAGCACCAG ATATTCTACGTGAACCCCCGTTACGTCCTCTTCATCCACCTGGTGGTGAATGATATGATCCAGCTCACTACAACAATCAGCCTGTTTGTCTTCAGTTACATCTTCTACAGGATCAACGCCTCCCTCTGCTGCCTCATTATAACTCTGGCCGTCTTTACGACCCTCAACACACCGCTGAATTTAGCCGTCATGGCGGTGGAGTGCTACGTCGCTGTTTGTTTACCTCTCAGACACGCTGAGCTGTGTACCATCAGAAGAACGTACTTCCTGATTGGAGGGATTTGGGCTCTGAGCGCCGTCTCCACACTGCCTGATGTCTTTGTCTTCCTAGCCACTGAGCCTGTTCACGTTTTCCATTCAGCCATATTCTGTGAAAAGGATAACCTGTTCAGACACCCCATCCACGTGAAGAAGAAAGATGTTTACATCATCTACCTGACTGGTGTTTGGCTCACTCTCTTCTACACTTACATCATGATCTTTCAGGCTGCTAAAGGAGCGAAATCTTCTAAATCAGCTGATGGAGATGCAAAGAAGGCCAGGAACACGATCCTGCTCCATGGGTTTCAGCTGCTGTTGTCTATGCTAACCTTTGTAGCACATGTGATCAAAAAAGCTCTGTTGAGCTGGTTTCCTAAACATGCAGTGCATGTCATCTTTGTTTCCTACATCATCATCCAGGTCCTTCCCCGGTTCATCAGTCCAATCATCTACGGGCTCAGAGATAAGACGTTCAGACAGCATTTAAAGAAGTACATTCTGTGTGCAGTGAGACGGAGGGTCAAAccacagctgcagaaaaaatga
- the LOC121506725 gene encoding odorant receptor 131-2-like — protein MNPRYVLFIHLVVNDMIQLTTTISLFVFSYIFYRINASLCCLIITLAVLTTLNTPLNLAVMAVECYVAVCLPLRHAELCTIRRTYFLIGGIWALSTTTVLPDVFVFLATEPVSRFYSVVFCSSSNIFRHPIHVKKKDVVYTVFLISVWLILLYTYIMIFIAAKGAKSADGDAKKTRNTILLHGFQLLLSILSYVYSQIVKSMSYLFPKYYLHAVFVAYIIIQILPRFISPIVYGLRDKTFRQHLKKYLLCPERTSIQPWTEAKDTSMGGLR, from the coding sequence ATGAACCCCCGTTACGTCCTCTTCATCCACCTGGTGGTGAATGATATGATCCAGCTCACTACAACAATCAGCCTGTTTGTCTTCAGTTACATCTTCTACAGGATCAACGCCTCCCTCTGCTGCCTCATTATAACTCTGGCCGTCTTAACGACCCTCAACACACCGCTGAATTTAGCCGTCATGGCGGTGGAGTGCTACGTCGCTGTTTGTTTACCTCTCAGACACGCTGAGCTGTGTACCATCAGAAGAACGTATTTCCTGATTGGAGGGATTTGGGCTCTGAGCACCACCACCGTACTGCCTGATGTCTTTGTCTTCCTAGCCACTGAGCCTGTGTCACGTTTCTATTCTGTGGTTTTCTGTTCCTCCAGTAACATCTTCAGACACCCCATCCATGTGAAGAAGAAGGATGTAGTCTACACCGTGTTCCTGATCAGTGTTTGGCTCATTCTCCTCTACACTTACATTATGATCTTCATCGCCGCTAAAGGAGCAAAATCCGCTGATGGAGATGCAAAGAAGACAAGGAATACAATCCTGCTCCACGGGTTTCAGCTGCTGTTATCCATCCTCTCATACGTCTACAGTCAGATCGTGAAATCTATGTCCTACCTGTTTCCTAAATATTATCTTCATGCAGTCTTTGTTGCCTACATCATCATACAGATCCTTCCCAGGTTCATCAGTCCGATTGTGTACGGGCTCAGAGATAAGACGTTCAGAcagcatttaaagaaatatctGCTCTGCCCAGAGAGAACGAGCATCCAGCCCTGGACAGAAGCAAAGGACACGTCAATGGGCGGACTAAGATGA